The following are encoded together in the Capsulimonas corticalis genome:
- a CDS encoding ExbD/TolR family protein, with product MKLPRKEMKRARIEIIPMIDTIFFLLVFFMIASLAMIPMSAHHVDLPSSATASLKPLEKAVVTISKEGDYYIDQKKLAGVGEIKPVVASRLAQNPSLVVVINCDKSQQIAKFTQAFDLIKQANAQNVMVATDPQSPLEAAH from the coding sequence ATGAAACTGCCTCGCAAGGAGATGAAACGGGCGCGGATCGAGATCATTCCGATGATCGACACGATCTTTTTTTTGCTGGTCTTTTTCATGATCGCCAGCCTCGCCATGATCCCGATGTCGGCGCACCATGTCGATCTGCCTTCCAGCGCCACGGCGTCGCTGAAGCCGCTGGAAAAGGCGGTGGTGACGATCTCGAAGGAAGGCGATTACTACATCGACCAGAAAAAACTGGCCGGCGTGGGAGAGATCAAACCGGTGGTCGCGTCGCGGCTGGCGCAAAATCCCAGCCTCGTGGTGGTGATCAACTGCGATAAGTCGCAGCAGATCGCCAAATTTACCCAGGCCTTCGATCTGATCAAGCAGGCGAATGCGCAGAACGTGATGGTGGCGACCGATCCGCAGTCGCCTCTGGAGGCCGCTCATTGA
- a CDS encoding ExbD/TolR family protein has protein sequence MKIPRPPMRKARIEIIPMIDTIFFLLVFFMIASLNMTRMRAIAVALPKNSPPSAAASGGAGGADLILTLTERGDYYLGKQRLGSDPQALQAALTDHLRNAAPRDVVLNLGKQQTTQSLVGVMDVLNRARTATGKDVPVLIATEPVDQEGHALPGGAPASDTQAGGL, from the coding sequence TTGAAAATTCCGCGCCCTCCGATGCGCAAGGCTCGGATTGAGATCATCCCGATGATCGACACGATCTTCTTTCTGCTGGTCTTCTTTATGATCGCCAGTCTTAACATGACGCGAATGCGCGCCATCGCCGTGGCGCTCCCCAAGAATAGCCCGCCCTCGGCGGCGGCTTCCGGCGGCGCGGGCGGGGCTGATTTGATCCTGACGCTGACTGAGCGCGGCGACTACTACCTGGGCAAGCAGCGCCTTGGTTCGGATCCACAGGCGCTCCAGGCGGCGTTGACGGATCATCTGCGAAACGCCGCGCCGCGCGATGTCGTTCTGAACCTCGGCAAGCAGCAGACGACCCAGTCGCTGGTCGGGGTGATGGACGTCCTGAACCGCGCCCGCACGGCGACCGGCAAGGATGTTCCCGTGCTGATCGCGACGGAGCCGGTCGATCAGGAAGGACACGCGCTGCCGGGCGGCGCCCCGGCCTCCGACACTCAAGCAGGAGGCTTGTAA
- a CDS encoding PA14 domain-containing protein has translation MSSRKKRLAIAYSSSILLNGAFWLFYSHELRSSNAHPAVSNEAIERMKPMTVGLFKPLPPLPAPHPAAPKPGAGQRPSGAAGETQALRQAEAKQDAAARVLARKQSEAAAAQSRAAGSAGQAKASERAALEAAANVQSAHQFVQQAEAKLSASRGALADARAALDQAKPDERAAQAAAAQAAAKQAAQDAAQAQSANEVLAYAQASADAAVKMAASRAAAAQAAQTKAAALEAAAVEARSRLSAQSAAVQQLRQQSAALLATLPASDSDSETNSENDESAAPDRASTDPQKKEKPQSDIVLQRIQMWSPKAGQKFNLATNLNITFPKDMQVTPGPPLTEDQLAQIQELMRHQHLHQVKMDRKQVRKLADMRRKTTSKPKPTGKPGSDDERRRMAKRPAPRPPIHKTVKPQGEQASNLPRPRSPFVVRTWDTDMYNRWAPRPGEDKNISDTQAPASQTPAPQTPGSPQDGAGTSAATAPTQMAANAPGALSGNAAGAQGAGTGQDNGSDAGQAGGASGGQAGGASGGQAGGASGGQAGGASGGQAGGASGGQAGGASGGQAGGASGGQAGGASGGQAGGASGGQAGGASGGQAGGASGGQAGGASGGQAGGASGGQAGGASGGQAGGASGGQAGGASGGQGQENGAGKGTDAGPQGAGQGAGQGAGQGAGQGAGQGAGQGAGQGAGQGAGQGAGQGAGQGAGQGAGQGAGQGAGQGAGQGAGQGAGQGAGQGAGQGAGQGAGQGAGQGAGQGAGQGAGQGAGQGAGQGAGQGAGQGAGQGAGQGAGQGAGQGAGQGAGQGAGQGAGQGSGGGNGAGAASGTGTGAGEGGAEGNGGGGEGSGQGGGQGGAFEALQSEGGDGIGEGGGSGGGDNGMGDQGRDDGVEHGDSQVAEQADLPPDAPIVGHTVPGALVLPPAPPVGVSKGQDPTPRKVKSTVVSPPGGKTARAVRRPEERTAPLTPASQSPKPQKMVKEPVGQPDKTGLKPIPLALTIGSASSAGQIPMTVMARPHLPQGIPGDVIDPPQPPAKGVPKSPSLLPAHKAVPPEKTASAAKPIHPEKTQPVKRETPRPAVVHLARNSQGIRNGALQPLPATPMPDSNTLVGDGSGLKGEYYEGRSFDTLAFTRADPNVAYRWVTTPTHSPGPKIQAYTDYTIRWTGRIVARQSETYTFYAAADDGVRIWINHKLVIDEWSANSLTQFSNKFTFRAGEQYLFKCEYLEVDGGDAAVFLYWSSPHTPKQYVPEDAFFYPLPDDEEELKLDKASY, from the coding sequence ATGTCCTCGCGCAAAAAACGCCTCGCGATCGCTTATTCCTCCTCGATCCTGCTGAACGGCGCGTTCTGGCTGTTCTACAGCCATGAGCTTCGTTCCAGCAACGCGCATCCGGCCGTCAGCAATGAGGCGATCGAGCGGATGAAACCGATGACTGTCGGCCTGTTCAAGCCGCTGCCGCCGCTGCCCGCGCCGCATCCGGCGGCGCCGAAACCAGGCGCCGGCCAGCGGCCTTCGGGCGCGGCGGGTGAAACGCAGGCGCTTCGTCAGGCGGAAGCGAAGCAGGACGCGGCGGCTCGTGTTCTCGCGCGGAAGCAGTCGGAAGCCGCCGCCGCTCAGTCGCGGGCCGCTGGTTCGGCGGGGCAGGCCAAGGCGAGCGAGCGCGCCGCCTTGGAGGCGGCCGCTAACGTCCAATCCGCGCATCAGTTTGTGCAGCAAGCGGAGGCGAAGCTCAGCGCATCGCGGGGCGCTCTGGCCGACGCCCGTGCGGCGCTGGACCAGGCGAAGCCCGACGAGCGGGCCGCACAGGCGGCGGCGGCGCAAGCGGCGGCCAAACAAGCGGCGCAGGACGCCGCACAGGCTCAGTCCGCGAATGAAGTGCTGGCGTACGCGCAGGCTTCCGCCGACGCCGCAGTCAAGATGGCGGCCTCCCGTGCGGCCGCCGCTCAGGCGGCTCAAACCAAAGCGGCGGCCCTGGAAGCGGCGGCGGTCGAGGCGCGGAGCCGTCTCAGCGCCCAGTCGGCCGCCGTACAGCAGCTTCGCCAGCAAAGCGCCGCCCTGTTAGCCACTCTTCCAGCTTCAGACTCCGACTCGGAGACCAACTCCGAGAATGACGAATCCGCAGCCCCGGACCGAGCCTCCACAGACCCTCAGAAAAAAGAAAAGCCGCAGTCCGATATCGTCCTCCAGCGCATCCAGATGTGGAGCCCCAAAGCGGGGCAGAAGTTCAACCTGGCGACGAACTTGAACATCACGTTCCCCAAGGATATGCAGGTCACGCCCGGGCCGCCGCTGACGGAAGACCAGCTGGCGCAGATCCAGGAGCTTATGCGCCATCAGCATTTGCATCAGGTCAAGATGGACCGCAAACAAGTGCGGAAACTGGCCGACATGCGCCGCAAAACCACAAGCAAGCCCAAGCCGACGGGCAAGCCGGGAAGCGATGACGAGCGGCGCCGTATGGCGAAGCGCCCGGCGCCGCGTCCGCCGATCCATAAAACGGTCAAGCCGCAAGGCGAGCAAGCCTCTAATCTTCCACGTCCGCGCTCGCCATTTGTCGTCCGGACATGGGATACGGACATGTACAACCGCTGGGCGCCGCGTCCGGGTGAAGATAAGAATATCTCCGACACGCAAGCGCCTGCCTCGCAGACGCCAGCGCCGCAAACGCCCGGCAGTCCGCAGGACGGCGCCGGGACTTCGGCTGCCACAGCGCCCACTCAGATGGCGGCAAACGCGCCCGGCGCTCTCAGCGGCAACGCCGCAGGAGCGCAAGGGGCCGGAACCGGGCAAGACAACGGCTCCGACGCCGGTCAGGCTGGCGGTGCGTCGGGTGGTCAGGCTGGCGGTGCGTCGGGTGGTCAGGCTGGCGGTGCGTCGGGTGGTCAGGCTGGCGGTGCGTCGGGTGGTCAGGCTGGCGGTGCGTCGGGTGGTCAGGCTGGCGGTGCGTCGGGTGGTCAGGCTGGCGGTGCGTCGGGTGGTCAGGCTGGCGGTGCGTCGGGTGGTCAGGCTGGCGGTGCGTCGGGTGGTCAGGCTGGCGGTGCGTCGGGTGGTCAGGCTGGCGGTGCGTCGGGTGGTCAGGCTGGCGGTGCGTCGGGTGGTCAGGCTGGCGGTGCGTCGGGTGGTCAGGCTGGCGGTGCGTCGGGTGGTCAGGCTGGCGGTGCGTCGGGTGGTCAGGCTGGCGGTGCGTCGGGTGGTCAGGGGCAAGAAAATGGAGCCGGCAAGGGAACCGATGCCGGCCCTCAAGGCGCAGGCCAAGGCGCAGGCCAAGGCGCAGGCCAAGGCGCAGGCCAAGGCGCAGGCCAAGGCGCAGGCCAAGGCGCAGGCCAAGGCGCAGGCCAAGGCGCAGGCCAAGGCGCAGGCCAAGGCGCAGGCCAAGGCGCAGGCCAAGGCGCAGGCCAAGGCGCAGGCCAAGGCGCAGGCCAAGGCGCAGGCCAAGGCGCAGGCCAAGGCGCAGGCCAAGGCGCAGGCCAAGGCGCAGGCCAAGGCGCAGGCCAAGGCGCAGGCCAAGGCGCAGGCCAAGGCGCAGGCCAAGGCGCAGGCCAAGGCGCAGGCCAAGGCGCAGGCCAAGGCGCAGGCCAAGGCGCAGGCCAAGGCGCAGGCCAAGGCGCAGGCCAAGGCGCAGGCCAAGGCGCAGGCCAAGGCGCAGGCCAAGGCGCAGGCCAAGGCGCAGGCCAAGGCGCAGGCCAAGGCGCAGGCCAAGGCAGTGGCGGCGGTAACGGAGCGGGCGCGGCCAGCGGAACCGGGACGGGAGCTGGAGAGGGCGGCGCGGAGGGCAATGGCGGAGGAGGCGAGGGGAGCGGGCAGGGCGGCGGTCAGGGCGGCGCCTTTGAGGCGCTCCAGTCCGAAGGCGGCGATGGGATTGGTGAAGGCGGGGGCAGCGGCGGCGGTGACAATGGGATGGGGGATCAAGGGCGAGACGACGGCGTGGAGCATGGCGACAGCCAGGTGGCGGAGCAGGCCGACTTGCCGCCGGACGCTCCGATCGTCGGTCATACCGTTCCCGGCGCGCTGGTGCTTCCTCCCGCGCCCCCCGTGGGAGTCAGCAAAGGCCAAGACCCCACTCCGCGTAAAGTCAAAAGCACGGTCGTGAGCCCGCCGGGGGGCAAAACCGCGCGCGCGGTCCGCCGGCCGGAAGAGCGGACCGCGCCGCTCACGCCCGCCTCACAATCGCCGAAGCCGCAGAAGATGGTCAAGGAGCCCGTGGGCCAGCCCGACAAGACGGGTCTCAAGCCTATCCCTTTGGCGCTGACAATCGGCTCCGCCAGCTCGGCGGGGCAGATCCCCATGACCGTCATGGCGCGCCCGCATCTGCCGCAGGGAATACCGGGAGATGTGATCGATCCGCCGCAGCCGCCCGCGAAGGGCGTTCCCAAGTCGCCTTCGCTGCTGCCGGCGCACAAGGCGGTTCCGCCGGAAAAAACGGCGTCGGCGGCAAAGCCCATTCACCCCGAAAAGACGCAGCCCGTGAAGAGGGAGACTCCGCGTCCGGCGGTCGTGCATCTGGCCCGGAACAGTCAGGGAATTCGAAACGGCGCCCTTCAGCCTCTGCCGGCGACGCCCATGCCCGACAGCAATACGCTTGTCGGCGACGGCTCCGGCCTGAAGGGCGAGTACTATGAGGGGCGCTCCTTTGACACGCTCGCATTCACTCGGGCCGATCCCAACGTGGCGTATCGCTGGGTGACGACGCCCACGCACTCGCCGGGACCAAAGATTCAGGCGTATACCGACTATACGATCCGCTGGACCGGACGCATCGTCGCGCGACAATCCGAGACGTATACGTTCTATGCGGCCGCGGACGATGGAGTGCGCATCTGGATCAATCACAAACTGGTGATCGACGAGTGGTCGGCCAACAGTTTGACGCAGTTCTCCAATAAGTTTACATTCCGGGCCGGCGAGCAATATCTGTTCAAGTGCGAATATCTGGAAGTGGACGGCGGCGATGCGGCGGTGTTTCTATACTGGTCCAGCCCGCACACCCCAAAGCAATACGTGCCGGAAGATGCATTCTTCTATCCGCTGCCCGACGATGAGGAAGAGCTGAAACTGGACAAGGCGTCCTATTGA
- a CDS encoding ankyrin repeat domain-containing protein: MILYANRLFLSAALILSCAIGAPAAPDDTTAAAPAASGAGPQTPTEDPRFLPASDAIKAGDLDKLRAIVAKSGPAITGADGTTLLMRAASAGDARIVKFLLDQGVDVDAQAADGDCALLEAAHKGLLPIMKLLVEKEAEVNVSDNAGVTTLMEAAHSNHMDAVQYLIDQSAIVDAVDNTGKTALMVAAFSAGAPVVQTLLDAKADVSRRDIHFRNALMQAAYGARPANVRLLLDHGAELSSKDKEGFTALMVAAGVGDPATIVTLLDKGADINARTKSGFTPLMQSAAANRIPALKLLLERGADVQARTEGGSTAIIIAAYGGHDEVVRELEAHGAKVSDSDTEGHTPLFGAALSKNLPMVKRFIAKGAKVNIATAKGFTPLMQAAFSGDPEIIRVMLAAGANVNDKTDEGYTPLMQAVPGGNLDCLKLLLKHGADLQAKDTEGRTALTWAERKKKTDVAVLLKSAGARA; encoded by the coding sequence ATGATCCTATACGCCAATCGCCTCTTTCTTTCAGCGGCTTTGATCCTCAGTTGTGCTATTGGAGCGCCCGCCGCGCCGGACGACACGACCGCCGCCGCGCCGGCGGCTTCCGGCGCAGGTCCGCAAACGCCAACGGAAGATCCGCGATTTTTGCCCGCTTCCGACGCCATCAAGGCCGGCGATCTCGACAAACTCCGAGCGATCGTCGCCAAGTCCGGTCCGGCGATTACCGGAGCGGATGGGACGACCTTGCTGATGCGCGCGGCGTCGGCGGGCGATGCGCGTATCGTCAAGTTTCTTCTGGACCAGGGCGTCGATGTGGACGCTCAGGCCGCCGACGGCGACTGCGCTCTCCTGGAGGCCGCGCACAAGGGGCTGCTCCCAATCATGAAACTGCTCGTGGAGAAGGAAGCGGAGGTCAACGTTTCGGATAACGCCGGCGTCACCACACTGATGGAGGCGGCGCATTCGAACCATATGGACGCCGTTCAGTACTTGATCGATCAGAGCGCTATCGTCGACGCCGTGGACAATACTGGTAAAACGGCGCTGATGGTGGCCGCGTTCTCCGCCGGCGCGCCGGTTGTGCAGACGCTTCTGGACGCAAAGGCGGACGTCAGCCGGCGGGACATTCACTTTCGCAATGCGCTTATGCAGGCGGCTTACGGCGCTCGTCCGGCGAATGTGCGGCTGCTTCTCGACCACGGCGCCGAACTGTCCTCGAAGGACAAGGAGGGGTTCACCGCGCTGATGGTGGCTGCGGGAGTCGGAGATCCCGCCACGATCGTCACGCTGCTCGACAAAGGCGCCGATATCAACGCTCGCACGAAAAGCGGTTTCACGCCGCTGATGCAGTCCGCGGCCGCCAATCGAATCCCAGCTTTGAAGCTCCTTCTGGAGCGCGGGGCCGACGTCCAGGCGCGCACGGAGGGCGGATCGACGGCAATCATCATCGCCGCTTACGGCGGACACGACGAGGTGGTGCGGGAGTTGGAAGCGCACGGCGCAAAGGTCAGCGACTCCGATACCGAAGGGCATACGCCCCTCTTCGGCGCGGCGCTCTCCAAGAACCTGCCGATGGTCAAACGGTTTATCGCCAAGGGCGCCAAAGTCAACATCGCAACCGCAAAAGGGTTTACGCCGCTCATGCAGGCCGCGTTCTCCGGCGATCCGGAAATCATCCGCGTGATGCTGGCCGCCGGCGCCAATGTCAACGACAAGACCGACGAAGGCTATACGCCGCTGATGCAGGCGGTCCCTGGCGGCAACCTCGACTGCCTGAAACTGCTGCTCAAGCACGGCGCCGACCTGCAGGCGAAGGATACCGAGGGGCGAACCGCTCTGACATGGGCGGAGCGGAAAAAGAAAACAGACGTCGCCGTGCTGCTCAAGTCGGCGGGCGCCCGCGCCTGA
- the pdxS gene encoding pyridoxal 5'-phosphate synthase lyase subunit PdxS: protein MAQELKSTWAAKVGLAENLKGGVIMDVVNAEQAAIAEEAGAAAVMALERVPADIRRDGGVSRMSDPKMIKGIMAAVTIPVMAKARIGHFVEAQILEALGVDFVDESEVLTPADDAFHIDKHAYKVPFVCGCRDLGEALRRIGEGAAMIRTKGEAGSGNVVEAVRHMRTVLGGVRRIHAMPFEELMTEAKNLGAPYDLVVEIHRTGKLPVPNFSAGGIATPADAALMRQLGAEAVFVGSGIFKSGDPKRRAKAIVDACTHFDNPEILAEISADLGEPMVGINLDTLPKEQLLAGRGW from the coding sequence ATGGCTCAAGAATTGAAGTCGACGTGGGCGGCCAAGGTTGGCCTCGCGGAAAATCTGAAGGGCGGCGTCATCATGGACGTCGTCAACGCCGAACAGGCGGCAATCGCCGAAGAAGCCGGCGCGGCGGCGGTCATGGCGCTGGAGCGCGTCCCCGCCGACATCCGGCGCGACGGCGGCGTCTCCCGCATGTCCGATCCGAAGATGATCAAAGGCATCATGGCGGCGGTCACAATCCCGGTCATGGCGAAGGCGCGCATCGGACACTTCGTCGAAGCGCAGATCCTGGAAGCGCTCGGCGTGGACTTCGTCGACGAGTCGGAAGTGCTGACGCCGGCCGACGACGCCTTTCATATCGATAAACATGCTTACAAAGTTCCCTTTGTCTGCGGCTGCCGCGATCTGGGCGAAGCCCTGCGGCGCATCGGCGAAGGCGCGGCGATGATCCGCACCAAGGGCGAGGCCGGCTCCGGTAACGTCGTGGAAGCCGTCCGCCACATGCGCACGGTCCTGGGCGGCGTCCGCCGCATCCACGCCATGCCGTTCGAGGAGCTGATGACCGAGGCCAAGAACCTCGGCGCTCCCTACGACCTGGTCGTGGAGATCCACCGCACCGGCAAGCTGCCCGTCCCGAACTTCAGCGCCGGCGGCATCGCCACCCCGGCCGACGCCGCTTTGATGCGCCAGCTTGGCGCCGAAGCCGTATTCGTCGGCTCCGGAATCTTCAAGTCCGGCGACCCAAAGCGCCGCGCCAAAGCGATTGTCGACGCCTGCACGCACTTCGACAACCCCGAGATCCTCGCGGAGATTTCGGCGGACCTTGGCGAGCCGATGGTCGGCATCAACCTCGATACGCTGCCCAAAGAGCAGCTCCTGGCCGGACGCGGCTGGTAG
- a CDS encoding SanA/YdcF family protein → MAGAIALACAGATGAAIWNQVRREGQPIYRDVASTPPAPVAIVFGAGYSGDSLSPILSDRVDAGVDLYRAGKVKKLLMTGDNGRNGYNEPEAMKAAAVRRGVPSKDIVCDYAGFRTYDSLYRARDVFGVKSAILVTQTYHLYRALYTGRKLGLTVTGLAADRQQYLGQQFFDAREIFSTERAWIDVNVTHARPKYLGAKEHGLDGVG, encoded by the coding sequence ATGGCCGGAGCAATCGCGCTCGCCTGCGCCGGGGCGACCGGCGCCGCAATCTGGAATCAAGTTCGCCGGGAAGGACAGCCGATCTACCGCGACGTCGCGAGTACGCCGCCCGCGCCAGTGGCGATCGTCTTTGGCGCCGGATACAGCGGCGATTCCTTGAGCCCGATTTTGTCCGATCGGGTAGACGCCGGGGTCGATCTTTACCGCGCGGGCAAAGTCAAGAAATTACTGATGACGGGCGACAACGGCCGCAACGGATACAATGAGCCGGAGGCGATGAAAGCAGCGGCGGTTCGGCGCGGCGTCCCGTCCAAAGATATCGTGTGCGACTACGCCGGCTTCCGCACCTACGACAGCCTTTATCGCGCGCGGGACGTGTTCGGCGTCAAGAGCGCGATTTTGGTCACGCAAACCTACCACCTTTACCGAGCGCTCTACACCGGGAGAAAACTAGGACTGACGGTGACCGGCCTCGCCGCCGATCGACAGCAATACTTAGGGCAACAATTCTTTGACGCCCGCGAAATCTTCTCCACCGAGCGCGCCTGGATCGATGTGAATGTGACGCATGCGCGGCCAAAGTACCTTGGCGCCAAAGAGCATGGGCTGGATGGGGTGGGGTAA